In Glycine max cultivar Williams 82 chromosome 7, Glycine_max_v4.0, whole genome shotgun sequence, a single window of DNA contains:
- the LOC100799264 gene encoding DEAD-box ATP-dependent RNA helicase 21, which produces MKRSNDDVAAPVSTAKPVFLTKAQREQLALQRRHEDVADQKRRQEQLLSRNHSSDRDRDRERDRDHRDRDRDRDRDRDRDRERERERARDRDREAERRNREREREEETRSRERARLEKLVEREREKELESIKEQYLGSKKPKKRVIKPSEKFRFSFDWENTEDTSRDMNSLYQNPHEAQLLFGRGFRAGMDRREQKKLAAKNEKDMRDQIRKKDGIEEKPEEADAQRRKEAAADLYDTFDMRVDRHWSEKKLEEMTERDWRIFREDYNISYKGSKIPRPMRSWNESKLTSELLKAVEKAGYKTPSPIQMAAIPLGLQQRDVIGIAETGSGKTAAFVLPMLSYITRLPPISEDNEAEGPYAVVMAPTRELAQQIEDETVKFAQYLGIKVVSIVGGQSIEEQGFKIRQGCEIVIATPGRLIDCLERRYAVLNQCNYVVLDEADRMIDMGFEPQVMGVLDAMPSSNLKPENEDEELDEKKIYRTTYMFSATMPPAVERLARKYLRNPVVVTIGTAGKATDLISQHVIMMKEAEKFYKLQRLLDELNDKTAIVFVNTKRNADHVAKSLDKEGYRVTTLHGGKSQEQREISLEGFRTKRYNVLVATDVAGRGIDIPDVAHVINYDMPGNIEMYTHRIGRTGRAGKTGVATTFLTLQDSDVFYDLKQMLIQSNSPVPPELARHEASKFKPGTIPDRPPRRNDTVFAH; this is translated from the coding sequence ATGAAACGCTCAAACGACGACGTCGCCGCCCCCGTCTCAACCGCCAAGCCAGTGTTCTTAACCAAAGCCCAACGCGAGCAATTGGCTCTCCAGCGCCGCCACGAAGACGTCGCCGACCAGAAGCGCCGCCAGGAACAGCTCCTCTCCCGCAACCACTCCTCCGACCGCGACAGAGACAGAGAAAGGGACAGAGACCACCGAGACCGGGACCGTGATCGTGACCGAGACCGGGACAGGGACAGAGAACGCGAGCGCGAGAGGGCACGCGATCGGGACCGCGAAGCCGAACGCCGCAACAGAGAGAGGGAGCGCGAAGAGGAGACCCGGTCCCGTGAACGTGCCCGGTTGGAGAAACTCGTGGAGCGTGAGCGCGAGAAGGAGCTGGAATCCATCAAGGAGCAGTACCTGGGTTCCAAGAAGCCCAAGAAGCGCGTCATCAAGCCCAGCGAGAAGTTCCGTTTCTCCTTCGACTGGGAGAACACCGAGGACACCTCGCGCGACATGAACTCCCTTTACCAGAACCCCCACGAGGCTCAGCTCCTCTTCGGCCGCGGCTTCCGCGCCGGTATGGACCGCCGCGAGCAGAAGAAGCTCGCCGCCAAGAACGAGAAGGATATGCGCGATCAAATCCGCAAGAAAGACGGCATCGAGGAGAAGCCCGAGGAGGCCGACGCCCAGCGCCGCAAGGAGGCCGCCGCCGATCTATACGACACCTTCGACATGCGCGTCGACCGGCATTGGAGCGAGAAGAAGCTCGAGGAGATGACGGAAAGGGATTGGCGTATCTTCAGAGAAGACTACAACATCTCCTACAAGGGTTCGAAGATTCCTCGCCCTATGAGGAGCTGGAATGAGAGCAAATTGACCAGCGAGCTCCTGAAGGCGGTTGAGAAGGCTGGCTATAAAACCCCTTCTCCTATTCAGATGGCTGCCATTCCGCTTGGTTTGCAGCAGCGTGATGTCATTGGCATTGCCGAGACCGGTTCCGGGAAGACCGCGGCTTTTGTGCTTCCTATGCTGAGTTACATCACCCGCCTTCCTCCCATTAGTGAAGACAACGAGGCTGAGGGTCCCTATGCTGTTGTCATGGCCCCCACTCGCGAGCTCGCCCAGCAGATTGAGGATGAGACCGTTAAGTTTGCTCAGTATTTGGGCATCAAGGTCGTCTCCATTGTTGGTGGACAGTCCATTGAGGAGCAAGGGTTTAAGATTAGGCAGGGCTGTGAGATTGTCATCGCCACTCCCGGACGTTTGATTGATTGTTTGGAGCGCCGCTATGCTGTTCTCAACCAGTGCAACTATGTGGTTCTTGATGAGGCCGATCGTATGATTGACATGGGTTTTGAGCCCCAGGTGATGGGTGTCCTCGATGCCATGCCTTCCAGCAATCTCAAACCGGAGAATGAGGATGAGGAGCTTGACGAGAAGAAGATTTACCGTACCACCTATATGTTCAGCGCCACCATGCCGCCTGCTGTGGAGAGGCTTGCTAGGAAATATTTGAGGAACCCTGTTGTGGTCACCATTGGCACTGCTGGAAAGGCAACTGATTTGATCAGCCAGCAtgtgatcatgatgaaggaggcTGAGAAGTTTTACAAGCTTCAGAGGTTGCTTGATGAGCTTAACGACAAGACTGCCATTGTGTTTGTTAACACCAAGAGGAATGCGGATCATGTTGCCAAGAGTTTGGATAAGGAAGGGTATCGCGTGACTACTTTGCATGGAGGGAAGTCGCAGGAGCAGAGGGAGATTAGTCTTGAAGGGTTTAGGACCAAGAGATATAATGTTCTTGTTGCTACTGATGTTGCTGGACGTGGGATTGACATACCTGATGTGGCTCATGTCATCAACTATGATATGCCTGGGAATATTGAAATGTACACGCACCGGATTGGGCGTACTGGTCGTGCAGGAAAGACGGGTGTGGCTACCACGTTCTTGACTCTTCAGGACTCTGATGTCTTCTATGACCTCAAGCAGATGCTTATTCAAAGTAACAGTCCTGTTCCACCTGAACTGGCAAGGCATGAAGCTTCAAAATTCAAGCCAGGAACTATTCCAGACAGACCACCTAGACGAAATGACACTGTTTTTGCGCATTAg
- the LOC100799795 gene encoding U-box domain-containing protein 54 — protein sequence MPSTRSWEMEHDECISCGGFIGFKRNQVIDCSSEIGDSDTEELFEINLKEKEPLALDAIREDCEISTVFSLDIDIHDGGSGNDDDVVYVAVGKDGDSSMEALSWALKHAVTPSATVCIVHVFPQVKLIPSPLGKIPRSHVNLEYVNMHLTQEKGKRKLLLQKFTDLCVDSKVKVEMKLIEGDNVAKTIVDLVGNLNIRKLVIGITKSNLRKSGSRSHNSIAAKVLKNAQESCDIKIICEGREVIDQMSDCTSPRSIDVKGSLRLSQEKNESRGFVPLKHFMPSSLWLFRSITKMR from the exons ATGCCATCAACAAGGTCATGGGAAATGGAGCACGATGAGTGCATCAGTTGTGGCGGTTTTATTGGGTTCAAGAGAAACCAAGTGATAGATTGCAGCAGCGAGATAGGAGATTCTGATACAGAGGAGTTGTTTGAGATAAATCTGAAGGAGAAGGAGCCTTTGGCTTTGGATGCAATAAGAGAAGACTGCGAGATCAGCACTGTGTTCTCGCTTGATATTGATATTCACGACGGCGGTAGCGGCAACGATGATGATGTTGTTTATGTGGCAGTAGGCAAGGATGGAGATTCGAGCATGGAAGCTCTTTCATGGGCATTGAAGCACGCCGTGACACCCTCTGCCACCGTTTGTATCGTACACGTTTTCCCTCAAGTCAAGCTCATTCCAAGTCCAT TGGGGAAAATTCCAAGGAGCCACGTAAATCTAGAGTATGTTAACATGCATTTGACACAGGAGAAAGGCAAGAGAAAATTGCTCCTTCAAAAGTTCACTGACCTCTGCGTTGATTCGAAG GTTAAGGTGGAGATGAAGCTTATCGAGGGTGACAATGTTGCTAAAACCATCGTGGACCTTGTCGGAAATCTTAATATAAGGAAATTGGTGATTGGAATTACCAAATCTAATTTAAG AAAATCTGGGTCTAGAAGTCATAATTCCATAGCGGCCAAGGTATTGAAAAATGCACAGGAGAGCTGTGACATAAAAATCATCTGCGAAGGAAGAGAAGTGATCGACCAGATGAGTGATTGCACTTCACCACGCTCCATAGACGTCAAAGGGAGTTTGAGACTTTCACAGGAAAAAAATGAATCCCGTGGATTTGTCCCACTTAAGCATTTTATGCCCAGTTCGTTATGGTTATTTAGGTCCATCACCAAGATGAGATGA